A region from the Mobula hypostoma unplaced genomic scaffold, sMobHyp1.1 scaffold_103, whole genome shotgun sequence genome encodes:
- the LOC134341813 gene encoding zinc finger protein 229-like, which yields MAHQRVHTGQWPFTCSDCGKGFTQLCNLKVHQRVHTGERPFTCSDCGKGFTVSSQLLRHKSVHTGEWPFTCSDCGKGFTKSCRLKVHQRVHTGEQPFTCSDCGKGFTVSSQLLRHQSVHTGEWPFTCSDCGKGFTLSFYLKAHQRVHTRERLFTCSDCGRGFTQSSHLKAHQPVHTKERPFTCSDCGKGFTRSSLLKAHQRVHTGEWPFTCSVCGKGFTQSSHLKAHQRVHTGERPFTCSVCGKGFTCSFYLKVHQRVHSGERPFTCSDCGKGFKLFACLLTHQRIHTGVRPFTCSVCGVGFTRSSAVLRHQSVHTGERPFTCSVCGKGFVASFELKVHQRVHTGERPFTCSDCGKGFIQSSHLKAHQRVHTGERPFTCSDCGKRFTFSCNLKEHQRVHTGERPFTCSVCGKGFTCSSQLLRHQSVHTGE from the coding sequence atggctcaccagcgagttcatacCGGGcagtggccgttcacctgctcagactgtgggaagggattcactcagttatgtaacctgaaggtacatcagcgagttcacactggggagaggccgttcacctgctcagactgtgggaagggattcactgtgTCATCTCAGTTACTGAGACACAagtcagttcacaccggggagtggccatttacctgctcagactgtgggaagggattcactaaaTCATGTAggctgaaggtacatcagagagttcacaccggggagcagccattcacctgctcagactgtgggaagggattcactgtgTCATCTCagttactgagacaccagtcagttcacaccggggagtggccattcacctgctcagactgtgggaagggattcactctgtCATTTTATCTGAAggcacatcagcgagttcacaccagggagagactgttcacctgctcagactgtgggaggggattcactcagtcatctcatctgAAGGCACATCAGCCAGTTCACACTaaggagagaccgttcacctgctcagactgtgggaagggattcactcggtcatctcttCTGAAggcacatcagcgagttcacaccggggagtggccattcacctgctcagtctgtgggaagggattcactcagtcatctcatctgaaggcacatcagcgagttcacactggggagagaccgttcacctgctcagtctgtgggaagggattcacttgctcattttatctgaaggtacatcagcgagttcactctggggagaggccattcacctgctcagactgtgggaagggattcaaacTGTTCGCTTGCCTACTGacacatcagcgaattcacactggggtgaggccattcacctgctcagtctgtggggtGGGTTTCACAAGGTCATCTGctgtactgagacaccagtcagttcacactggggagaggccattcacctgctcagtgtgtgggaagggatttgtaGCGTCAtttgaactgaaggtacatcagcgagttcacaccggggagaggccgttcacctgctcagactgtgggaagggattcattcagtcatctcatctgaaggcacatcagcgagttcacactggggagagaccgttcacctgctcagactgtgggaagagattcacttttTCATGTAAtctgaaggaacatcagcgagttcacactggggagaggccgttcacctgctcagtctgtgggaagggcttcacttgctcatctcagctactgagacaccagtcagttcacaccggggagtga